The following coding sequences are from one Ornithodoros turicata isolate Travis chromosome 1, ASM3712646v1, whole genome shotgun sequence window:
- the LOC135378812 gene encoding zinc finger protein 271-like, with amino-acid sequence MLESSSSSSSGMQLPPKLSGQLPRVKLEPRYTVCPQGRIQQQYSRESASGDSTYGATPGMCHIKDEHGDTSSNEHLVVVVKTEPYDYTVLPGQDNVGRSSDSPSEVSEAKACTALLHVKDEPEDICDPTLSCCNSSNVLLNIDTATVRLPSLNNLVPVNTISHSTDSKPREIAPFLEQSNTIEEGDRSICDREKDRTDRWNVCLTTGVDQLEVQLETQKTSTFTCKTCSLTFRQLSALRAHMKHHTGKKPHKCDLCPAAFSRRMDMQRHKRTHSGEKPHRCDLCPEEFIRKTQLRCHKQTHTSEKAYKCNLCPTEFSSNMQLRWHMQAHTGEKSYTCDLCPAEFNQSWRLRRHKLTHTGEKSHKCDLCPAVFSNGTHLRCHRRTHTEEKPYKCDMCPAEFSQSTNLKSHKRTHTDEKPYKCDLCPAEFSLSMDMQRHKQTHTCERPHKCDLCPAAFSRSTDMLRHKRTHTGERPHKCDLCPAEFIRKTQLQCHKRTHMSEKSYKSNLCPTELSSNMQLCWHMQIHTGEKSYKCDLCPAEFNQSWRLQRHKQTHTGKKTHKCDLCPAVFSNGTHLRCHRRTHTGEKPYKCDLCPAEFSQSTNLRSHKRIHTGEKPYKCNLCPAEFSHSTDMKRHKEIHTGRKPYKCDLCPAEFNQRTHLRRHKRMGSHRRGTSALQGSPQPAVPQADADG; translated from the exons ATGTTAGAGTCATCAAGTTCAAGCTCCTCAGGAATGCAGCTGCCCCCAAAGTTAAGCGGTCAGCTCCCACGAGTCAAATTGGAACCTCGTTACACTGTGTGCCCACAGGGCCGGATCCAGCAGCAGTACAGCAGAGAGTCCGCATCAGGAGACAGTACCTACG GTGCGACACCAGGGATGTGTCACATTAAAGATGAACACGGAGACACCTCCTCGAATGAACATCTGGTCGTAGTAGTGAAGACCGAGCCTTACGACTACACGGTTTTGCCCGGGCAGGACAACGTGGGACGCAGCAGTGACTCACCATCAGAAG TTTCAGAAGCAAAAGCATGCACTGCATTACTTCATGTAAAGGATGAGCCAGAAGACATTTGTGATCCAACATTATCATGTTGCAACTCTTCAAATGTACTGTTGAACATCGACACAGCAACAGTTCGACTTCCATCACTCAACAACCTTGTCCCAGTCAACACGATCAGTCATTCCACGGATTCCAAGCCCAGGGAAATAGCTCCTTTTCTTGAACAGAGCAATACCATAGAGGAGGGAGACCGCTCTATCTGTGACCGAGAGAAGGACAGGACAGACAGGTGGAACGTTTGTTTGACTACAGGCGTTGATCAGTTGGAAGTTCAGCTCGAGACTCAAAAAACTAGTACATTTACCTGCAAGACATGTTCTCTGACGTTCCGTCAGCTGTCAGCCCTGAGAGCACACATGAAACATCACACAGGCAAGAAGCCGcacaagtgtgatctctgtcctgcagcttTCAGCCGTAGAATGGACATGcagcgtcacaagcggacacactcgggcgagaagccacataggtgtgatctctgtcctgagGAGTTCATCCGGAAAACACAACTGCGGTGTCACAAACAGACGCACACGAGTGAGAAGgcatacaagtgcaatctctgtcctACAGAGTTCAGCAGCAACATGCAACTGCGTTGGCACATGCAggcacacacgggtgagaagtcATACACGTGTGATCTCTGTCCCGCGGAATTCAACCAGAGCTGGCGCCTGCGACGTCACAAgctgacacacacgggcgagaagtctcacaagtgtgatctctgtcctgcagtgtTTAGCAATGGCACACACCTGCGTTGTCACAGGCGAACGcacacagaagagaagccatacaagtgcgatatgtgtcctgcagagttcagccaaaGCACAAACCTGAAGTcccacaagcggacacacacagacgagaagccctacaagtgtgatctttgtcctgcagagttcagccttaGCATGGACATGCAgcgtcacaagcagacacacacatGCGAGAGGCCacacaagtgtgatctctgtcctgcagcgtTCAGCCGTAGCACGGACATGCtgcgtcacaagcggacacacacaggtgagaggccacacaagtgtgatctctgtcctgcagagttcatccGGAAAACGCAACTGCAGTGTCACAAACGGACACACATGAGCGAGAAGTCATACAAGTCCAACCTCTGTCCTACAGAGTTGAGCAGCAACATGCAATTGTGTTGGCACATGCAgatacacacgggtgagaagtcatacaagtgcgatctttgtccTGCAGAATTCAACCAGAGCTGGCGCCTGCAACGTCACAAACAGACACACACTGGCAAAAAAACCCACAAGtgtgacctctgtcctgcagtgttcagcaATGGCACACACCTGCGGTGTCACAGACGGACACACacaggagagaagccatacaagtgcgatctgtgtcccgcagagttcagccagagcacaAACCTGAGGTCCCACAAGCGgatacacacaggcgagaagccctacaagtgcaatctctgccctgcagagttcagccacagcACGGATATGAAGCGTCACAAGGAGATACACACAGGCAggaagccgtacaagtgtgatctctgtcctgcagagttcaaccAGAGAACGCACCTGCGTCGTCACAAACGAATGGGAAGCCATAGGAGAGGGACCTCTGCCCTGCAGGGTTCACCTCAGCCTGCAGTGCCACAGGCTGATGCAGACGGGTGA